Proteins encoded in a region of the Acidobacteriota bacterium genome:
- a CDS encoding VCBS repeat-containing protein, whose translation MSFRTVVCSLLVLLSISVVSAQRPSDTEVSSPTAITGPEWRSVNRFAIGSLTAAALTGPSVPAGKREIVSKGFDRFMRDGLSHGLTPSFGDDVAERSQLFGQMPPPLLSFDGINNIDNGLAYNLLFIPPDMVGAVGPEHYVQVVNALIRVYDKAGNPQTPPVRLNSLFAPLQTICSNRFDGLPNIIYDQYADRWLISQVCSAFPPFRQMIAVSRTGDPAGEYYLYEFVMPNVRINDFPKFGLWPSAYMMTTDEFLGSDYVGSGMFAFERAKLLAGDASAKYVYFNSPVSVQPRRRGMLPADSDGLRLPPANAPALFASYTATEYGDASDSLRLFAFAPDFIEPGNSTFSELSESPVLLEPFDPTSPDGRTDIAQPPPGEFLDSQSDRLNNRLTYRNSGTHESLVVAKTVRMTPASQTYRAGVRVTELRRASAGFSPAVQATLGDTTSSRWISSAALDHGGNLAVQYNFVSEEKKPSILYSGRLVNDPPNTLRSEGQLVEGTGVQRTFGFRWGDYASMTPDPADDCTFWFTGEYYSQASQDQSELGWLTRIGAFKFDECTAAPRAAISGGVTDKSTGLPIANARVMAGDYSRATNAAGSYGSLTVLPGSYELRAEASGYRAETGQITLSSGQVEPRSFSLEPIAEFQIESTELINDSCPTSPAPRPGDNVTLRLTLRNTGARDSLSVTAVVVADDIVIQPGPPQVLGVVPRNAVVTADFTFAVLSGSKCGVAITPTITLTEGTEPLGELSVPHRAGGERIAFSESFDEVTAPQLPAGWTTSTTENHQLWRTSSARNESAPNALFSPAPIQRGVNAVTSPAFQVSTVAAEVRFRLWYELETTFLRNRLYDGAVFEVSIAGGDWQDILAAGGTFLAGGYDGTIDGCCQNPLAGRLGWSGRSGVNQTPEWIDSVVRLPAAAAGQSVSLRWRVGTDIGTFREGIYIDDLKVVDGFICDCPPATPNAAPFDFDGDGRTDIAAYSFTDEAGIADIRLIESGSGNVVGVSFGSAGDRSAAADYDGDGRTDIAVYRPATGVWYILRSSDSVVEIRQFGISEDVPIPADLDGDGKADVAVVRPSTGVWFAVRSSDSQVVIVQFGITGDIPTPGDYDGDGRSDFAVFRPSNGFWYVLRSGDGGVTFTQFGQSGDIPVAADLDGDGKTDNAVYRPTNGVWYILGSQAGFSAVAFGTSEDVPLRADLDGDGRADIAVFRPSTRVWYAIRSSDSQVAITEFGQPGDQPIPAAVR comes from the coding sequence ATGTCTTTTCGAACGGTAGTTTGTTCGCTTTTGGTGCTGCTGAGTATCTCGGTGGTTAGTGCACAGCGCCCTAGCGATACCGAAGTTTCATCGCCGACGGCGATCACGGGGCCGGAGTGGCGGAGTGTGAATCGGTTTGCGATCGGGAGTTTGACGGCGGCGGCATTGACCGGGCCGAGCGTTCCCGCAGGAAAACGCGAGATCGTTTCGAAGGGTTTCGACCGATTCATGCGCGATGGCTTGTCACACGGATTGACGCCATCATTCGGCGACGATGTTGCGGAGCGTTCGCAGCTCTTTGGGCAAATGCCTCCGCCGTTGCTCTCTTTTGACGGCATCAACAACATCGACAACGGCCTCGCCTACAATCTGCTATTCATTCCGCCGGATATGGTCGGGGCGGTCGGGCCCGAACATTACGTTCAGGTCGTGAATGCTCTGATAAGGGTTTATGACAAGGCCGGCAATCCGCAAACACCGCCGGTGCGGCTCAATTCGCTATTCGCTCCCCTTCAGACCATTTGCTCGAACCGTTTCGATGGCCTTCCTAACATCATTTACGACCAATACGCTGATCGATGGCTGATCAGTCAGGTCTGCTCGGCCTTTCCGCCATTTAGGCAGATGATCGCGGTCTCGCGGACGGGCGACCCGGCGGGCGAATATTACTTGTACGAGTTCGTGATGCCGAATGTGAGGATCAATGACTTTCCTAAGTTCGGTTTGTGGCCATCGGCGTACATGATGACGACCGACGAGTTTCTCGGTTCCGACTACGTTGGTTCGGGGATGTTCGCGTTCGAGCGTGCAAAGCTGCTTGCCGGTGACGCATCGGCCAAATACGTCTACTTTAACTCGCCTGTATCGGTACAGCCTCGAAGGCGGGGAATGCTTCCCGCGGATAGCGATGGGCTTCGTCTTCCGCCGGCGAATGCTCCGGCTCTGTTCGCTAGTTACACAGCGACGGAATATGGCGATGCATCAGATTCGCTTCGGCTCTTCGCGTTCGCTCCGGACTTCATCGAGCCCGGAAACTCGACCTTTTCCGAACTATCAGAAAGCCCGGTTTTGCTCGAACCTTTCGACCCAACGAGCCCCGATGGCCGCACCGACATCGCCCAACCGCCGCCGGGAGAATTCCTTGATTCGCAGAGCGACCGGCTCAACAATCGGTTGACTTATCGAAATTCGGGAACTCACGAATCGCTTGTTGTTGCAAAGACTGTTCGGATGACGCCCGCGTCGCAAACGTACCGGGCGGGTGTGCGTGTGACAGAACTTCGAAGAGCTTCGGCGGGATTTTCTCCGGCGGTTCAAGCGACGCTTGGCGACACGACGAGCTCGCGTTGGATAAGTTCCGCAGCCCTTGACCACGGAGGGAATTTAGCCGTTCAGTACAATTTTGTCAGCGAAGAGAAGAAGCCCTCGATCCTTTACTCGGGCCGGCTTGTTAATGACCCGCCGAATACACTCCGCAGCGAGGGGCAGCTTGTCGAAGGCACGGGAGTACAACGGACGTTCGGATTTCGGTGGGGCGATTACGCCTCGATGACGCCGGACCCGGCGGACGACTGCACTTTTTGGTTCACAGGTGAGTATTATTCGCAGGCAAGCCAAGACCAGAGCGAGCTCGGATGGTTGACGCGGATAGGCGCGTTCAAGTTTGATGAATGCACCGCGGCGCCGCGAGCGGCGATCTCCGGCGGTGTAACAGACAAATCAACCGGACTCCCGATCGCGAATGCGCGCGTCATGGCGGGCGATTATTCCCGAGCAACGAACGCAGCCGGCAGCTACGGTAGCCTGACCGTTCTCCCGGGTAGCTACGAACTTCGTGCGGAGGCGAGCGGCTATAGGGCCGAAACGGGGCAGATCACTCTTTCATCCGGACAGGTGGAGCCGAGGAGCTTTTCACTCGAACCGATTGCCGAGTTTCAGATCGAATCTACTGAATTGATCAACGATTCGTGCCCGACCTCGCCGGCACCTCGGCCAGGCGACAACGTCACTCTGCGACTGACTCTGCGGAACACCGGTGCCCGAGATTCGCTTTCGGTCACGGCGGTCGTCGTCGCGGATGATATTGTCATTCAGCCCGGCCCTCCGCAGGTGCTTGGGGTGGTTCCGCGGAACGCGGTCGTCACTGCCGACTTCACATTTGCGGTGCTGAGCGGATCAAAATGCGGTGTCGCGATAACCCCGACGATCACGCTGACCGAAGGCACAGAGCCGCTTGGGGAACTGAGCGTTCCGCATCGAGCGGGCGGCGAGCGAATCGCGTTTAGCGAAAGCTTTGACGAAGTGACAGCACCTCAGCTACCGGCCGGATGGACCACCTCGACGACCGAAAACCATCAGCTTTGGCGAACGTCGTCTGCTAGAAACGAATCTGCTCCGAACGCGCTTTTCTCACCGGCTCCGATACAACGCGGCGTAAACGCGGTGACCTCGCCGGCATTTCAAGTGAGCACGGTCGCTGCCGAAGTTCGCTTCCGGCTGTGGTATGAACTTGAGACGACTTTCCTCCGCAACCGCTTGTATGACGGTGCCGTGTTTGAGGTGAGTATCGCGGGCGGCGACTGGCAGGATATTCTTGCCGCCGGAGGGACGTTCCTCGCAGGCGGTTACGATGGGACCATCGACGGCTGTTGTCAGAATCCGCTCGCCGGCCGGCTCGGATGGTCAGGCCGGAGCGGTGTCAACCAAACGCCCGAATGGATAGACAGCGTCGTCCGTTTGCCGGCAGCCGCGGCCGGCCAAAGCGTAAGTCTTCGTTGGCGGGTCGGAACAGATATTGGCACCTTTCGGGAGGGAATCTACATTGACGACCTTAAGGTCGTCGATGGCTTCATTTGCGATTGTCCGCCCGCAACTCCGAACGCAGCACCCTTCGATTTCGATGGCGATGGCCGGACCGATATCGCCGCCTATTCGTTTACGGACGAAGCGGGAATTGCTGACATAAGACTGATCGAAAGTGGCTCGGGGAATGTAGTAGGTGTCAGTTTTGGCTCGGCGGGTGACCGTTCAGCCGCGGCCGATTATGACGGCGACGGGCGAACGGACATAGCCGTCTACCGTCCCGCGACCGGCGTTTGGTACATATTGCGGAGCAGCGACAGTGTGGTCGAAATTCGACAATTCGGCATCAGCGAGGATGTTCCGATTCCGGCAGATCTTGACGGAGATGGAAAGGCCGATGTCGCGGTTGTTCGTCCGTCCACCGGAGTATGGTTTGCGGTCAGGAGTTCGGACTCGCAGGTCGTAATAGTCCAGTTCGGCATTACGGGCGATATTCCTACGCCGGGTGACTACGATGGCGATGGCCGGTCTGATTTTGCGGTCTTTCGGCCCTCGAACGGTTTTTGGTACGTTCTGCGGTCCGGTGACGGCGGCGTGACCTTCACGCAGTTTGGCCAAAGCGGTGACATTCCGGTCGCGGCTGATCTCGACGGTGACGGCAAAACGGACAATGCGGTCTATCGTCCGACGAACGGCGTTTGGTACATTCTTGGGTCGCAGGCGGGTTTCTCTGCGGTGGCTTTTGGAACATCTGAAGACGTGCCGCTGCGTGCCGACCTTGACGGGGACGGACGCGCAGACATCGCTGTCTTTCGGCCCTCAACGCGAGTGTGGTACGCGATCCGGAGTAGCGACAGTCAGGTGGCAATTACCGAATTTGGCCAACCGGGTGATCAGCCGATACCTGCGGCCGTTAGATAG
- the hisA gene encoding 1-(5-phosphoribosyl)-5-[(5-phosphoribosylamino)methylideneamino]imidazole-4-carboxamide isomerase — MIEVIPAIDIIGGRCVRLTEGDFRSMKIYDASPLDMAKRFEDSGVTRLHIVDLDGAKVGHPANLTVLELIASATGLTVDFGGGIKNDEDIKAVFEAGAAMASIGSVAARSPETFLRWLAEYEGERILLGADARDDRVAIDGWQTETELEVISFLRAWMDEGITQAFVTDIGKDGGLAGPGLELYEKITAELPELKLIASGGVAEIEDIERLEAAGCSGVIIGKAIYEGRIPIEELAKYAG, encoded by the coding sequence ATGATCGAAGTAATTCCGGCTATCGACATCATTGGCGGTCGCTGTGTGCGACTGACGGAAGGCGATTTCAGGTCGATGAAGATCTACGACGCGAGCCCGCTCGACATGGCGAAGCGGTTCGAGGATTCAGGGGTCACCCGACTGCACATCGTTGACCTCGACGGCGCAAAGGTCGGGCATCCTGCCAACTTGACCGTGCTCGAACTGATCGCCTCTGCGACGGGACTTACTGTCGACTTCGGCGGCGGTATCAAAAACGACGAGGACATCAAAGCCGTTTTTGAGGCCGGTGCTGCAATGGCAAGCATCGGGAGCGTTGCGGCGAGGTCACCAGAGACATTTTTGCGTTGGCTTGCCGAGTACGAAGGTGAACGCATCCTCCTCGGCGCGGACGCCCGCGATGACCGCGTCGCCATAGACGGCTGGCAGACCGAGACCGAACTTGAGGTTATCTCGTTTCTGAGAGCATGGATGGACGAAGGCATCACGCAAGCATTTGTGACAGATATAGGTAAGGACGGCGGACTCGCAGGCCCGGGGCTCGAACTATACGAAAAGATCACCGCCGAGTTGCCCGAGCTCAAGCTGATAGCAAGCGGCGGCGTCGCTGAGATCGAAGATATCGAAAGGTTAGAAGCGGCGGGTTGCAGCGGCGTGATTATCGGCAAAGCGATCTACGAGGGCCGTATCCCGATCGAGGAGCTTGCAAAATATGCTGGCTAA
- the hisF gene encoding imidazole glycerol phosphate synthase subunit HisF, whose translation MLAKRIIPCLDVKDGRTVKGTNFVGLRDAGDPVELATRYSDEGADELVFLDITATNDKRKTLVDLVRRVGKEINIPFTVGGGISEVDDIAAMLDAGADKVSINTSAVRDPNLLTRAAENFGSQCVVLAIDAKQTEAGWRVFLNGGRIATDLDATEWAKRGEELGAGEILLTSMNADGTKAGFENGLTRQISTSAGIPVIASGGAGSMDDFADVFVAGHADAALAASVFHFGEIAIPELKLFLQMRGIAVRI comes from the coding sequence ATGCTGGCTAAACGCATCATCCCCTGTCTTGACGTCAAGGATGGCCGTACAGTGAAGGGCACGAACTTTGTTGGCCTTCGCGATGCCGGCGACCCGGTAGAACTTGCTACACGTTACAGCGATGAGGGTGCCGACGAACTCGTCTTTCTTGATATCACCGCGACCAACGACAAACGCAAGACGCTCGTCGATCTGGTCCGCCGTGTTGGGAAAGAGATCAATATCCCTTTTACCGTCGGCGGCGGCATCTCGGAGGTCGATGATATCGCGGCAATGCTTGACGCCGGGGCCGACAAGGTCTCGATCAATACTTCCGCGGTCCGCGACCCGAATCTCCTTACGCGGGCGGCCGAGAACTTCGGTTCGCAGTGCGTCGTCCTCGCGATCGATGCAAAGCAGACCGAAGCAGGTTGGCGCGTTTTCCTTAATGGCGGCCGCATTGCGACCGACCTTGATGCTACAGAATGGGCGAAGCGAGGCGAGGAGCTCGGGGCTGGCGAGATCCTGCTGACCTCGATGAATGCTGATGGAACAAAGGCCGGTTTTGAAAATGGCCTGACGCGTCAGATATCGACGTCGGCTGGCATCCCGGTGATCGCGTCCGGCGGGGCCGGTTCAATGGATGACTTCGCCGACGTTTTCGTCGCCGGGCATGCGGATGCGGCCCTTGCGGCCAGTGTCTTTCACTTTGGCGAGATCGCCATTCCGGAGCTCAAATTATTTCTTCAGATGCGAGGCATCGCGGTACGTATATGA
- a CDS encoding bifunctional phosphoribosyl-AMP cyclohydrolase/phosphoribosyl-ATP diphosphatase HisIE codes for MNLDFQKYADGLIPAIVQDAASGRVLMLGFMNSEALAATQASGRVTFYSRSKQGLWTKGETSGNYLELLSITPDCDNDTLLVQAKPHGPTCHTGMVTCFGDEVGDGATEIAFLTELEAVIADRRAKPSEGSYVASLFEEGINRIAQKVGEEAVETVIAAKDTDIEAFKREAADLLFHLMILLNEKGVTLGEIADTLAERHKK; via the coding sequence ATGAATCTCGATTTCCAGAAATACGCCGATGGCCTTATCCCGGCCATCGTCCAAGATGCCGCGAGTGGCCGGGTCCTGATGCTCGGCTTTATGAACAGTGAAGCGCTTGCCGCAACCCAGGCGAGCGGAAGGGTCACGTTCTATTCGCGTTCGAAGCAGGGGCTTTGGACCAAAGGCGAAACGAGCGGTAACTATCTTGAACTTTTAAGCATCACGCCGGATTGTGACAACGACACGCTGCTCGTTCAGGCAAAGCCGCATGGCCCGACCTGTCACACGGGAATGGTGACATGCTTCGGAGATGAAGTCGGCGACGGCGCGACCGAGATCGCTTTTCTTACTGAGCTTGAGGCGGTCATCGCCGACCGGCGAGCGAAACCATCCGAAGGTTCTTACGTTGCTTCGCTTTTCGAAGAAGGCATCAACCGCATCGCCCAAAAGGTCGGCGAGGAGGCCGTTGAAACGGTCATTGCCGCAAAGGATACGGACATCGAAGCATTTAAGCGTGAGGCAGCTGATCTGCTCTTTCACCTGATGATCTTGCTAAACGAAAAAGGTGTAACGCTTGGCGAGATCGCCGATACTCTCGCCGAGCGCCACAAAAAGTAA
- the hisD gene encoding histidinol dehydrogenase, translating into MKIVEYPKRDEWAELLRRPVMDTKFLERTVANILADVRGGGDEALRHCSRQFDPYPVTEFEVTEEEFAEAETTVSADLKKAIAAAKANIEKFHAVAFDDSQPIEMMPGVLCWKRTLPIDKVGLYVPAGSAPLFSTVLMLAIPAAIAGCGEVIMCSPPNASGKIDPATLYAARLCGVRRVFKIGGAQAIGAMAYGTATVPAVYKIFGPGNQFVTEAKLQVMRAGVAIDMPAGPSEVAVFADDSCIPKFVAADLLSQAEHGPDSQVILVSISRKVIDDAIAQLGEQLDRLPRKEAASRAIENSKAILVDSIQTGVEILNEYAAEHLILAVRDAEDVAHQITNAGSVFIGNYSCESAGDYASGTNHTLPTGGAARAFSGVSTASFTKTITYQRLDADGIKNLAPVVETMAAAEGLEAHRFAAAVRRKSVEAKDV; encoded by the coding sequence ATGAAGATCGTTGAATATCCAAAGCGAGACGAATGGGCCGAACTTCTTAGACGGCCAGTGATGGACACCAAGTTTCTTGAGCGTACCGTCGCGAATATTTTAGCCGACGTCCGGGGCGGCGGCGATGAAGCTCTCCGCCACTGTTCGCGGCAGTTCGATCCGTATCCTGTAACGGAATTCGAAGTAACCGAGGAAGAATTTGCCGAAGCCGAAACGACCGTTTCCGCCGACTTAAAGAAAGCGATCGCCGCGGCGAAGGCTAATATCGAGAAGTTTCATGCGGTCGCTTTTGACGACAGCCAGCCGATCGAGATGATGCCCGGTGTCCTATGCTGGAAACGAACGCTGCCGATTGATAAGGTCGGGCTCTACGTTCCCGCCGGAAGTGCGCCGCTTTTCTCAACAGTCCTGATGCTCGCAATCCCGGCGGCGATCGCGGGCTGCGGCGAGGTGATAATGTGCTCGCCGCCGAATGCGTCGGGTAAGATAGACCCTGCGACGCTCTATGCAGCCCGGCTCTGCGGCGTTCGGCGCGTTTTCAAGATCGGCGGGGCACAAGCGATCGGTGCAATGGCATATGGCACAGCAACAGTCCCGGCCGTATACAAAATCTTCGGGCCGGGAAACCAGTTCGTGACCGAAGCAAAGTTGCAGGTAATGCGAGCCGGCGTCGCCATAGACATGCCGGCCGGCCCGTCCGAGGTCGCCGTGTTCGCCGATGATTCTTGCATTCCCAAATTCGTCGCCGCAGATCTGCTCTCGCAGGCGGAGCACGGGCCGGACAGCCAGGTCATTCTCGTCTCGATCTCGCGGAAAGTGATAGACGATGCTATCGCACAGCTAGGCGAACAGCTCGACCGGCTTCCTAGAAAAGAGGCCGCCTCGCGGGCGATCGAGAACTCCAAGGCGATCCTGGTCGATTCGATCCAGACCGGCGTTGAGATCCTCAACGAATACGCAGCCGAGCACCTGATCCTCGCCGTCCGCGATGCGGAAGATGTCGCACACCAAATTACAAATGCGGGCTCGGTCTTTATCGGCAACTACTCGTGCGAAAGCGCGGGTGACTACGCCTCGGGCACGAACCACACGCTTCCGACCGGCGGTGCAGCCCGAGCGTTCAGCGGGGTTTCGACAGCGAGCTTTACAAAAACGATCACGTATCAGCGGCTCGACGCCGACGGCATCAAAAATCTCGCTCCGGTAGTTGAGACGATGGCGGCCGCCGAGGGGCTTGAGGCACACCGTTTTGCGGCAGCCGTCAGGCGTAAGAGCGTGGAGGCGAAAGATGTTTGA
- the hisC gene encoding histidinol-phosphate transaminase — protein MFDLNQIVRPNIARLKPYSSARSEFEGEAEIFLDANENAFGSPAGQGYNRYPDPLQRELKERVAEMRTVRLENIFIGNGSDEAIDLLFRVFCEPGRDKCIICPPTYGMYRVSAEINDVAISEVPLRGDFSLDADAVIGSVGPRAKLIFICSPNNPTGNLVDRDDIVRIAKSFNGIVVVDEAYAEFADAESLISEISRQPNVVVLRTFSKAWGMAGLRVGMAFADAAIIELMNRVKPPYNVSGIAQRAVLNALASADQIASWVTETVRERARLADELSRLSIVETIYPSDANFLLVRTTDMTQIYRELLSSGIVVRDRSRVLLCEGCLRITVGTPEENDRLMNALRSIEAAASADEVVPILLGGL, from the coding sequence ATGTTTGACCTGAACCAGATAGTTCGTCCGAACATCGCCAGGCTCAAGCCGTATTCGTCGGCGCGGTCCGAGTTTGAAGGCGAGGCGGAGATATTTCTCGATGCCAACGAGAACGCGTTCGGCTCGCCCGCCGGCCAGGGATATAACCGCTATCCCGATCCGCTCCAAAGGGAGTTGAAGGAGAGAGTTGCCGAGATGCGTACCGTCCGGCTGGAGAATATCTTTATCGGCAACGGCAGCGATGAAGCGATCGATCTGCTTTTTCGAGTATTCTGCGAGCCCGGCCGCGACAAGTGCATCATCTGCCCGCCGACCTATGGAATGTACCGGGTCTCGGCGGAGATCAACGACGTTGCTATAAGTGAAGTCCCGCTACGGGGAGATTTCTCGCTGGATGCAGATGCCGTAATCGGCTCGGTCGGGCCACGGGCGAAGCTGATCTTCATCTGCTCGCCGAACAACCCGACCGGCAACCTAGTGGACCGCGACGACATTGTCCGCATCGCGAAGAGTTTCAATGGCATCGTCGTCGTCGATGAAGCTTATGCCGAGTTCGCTGATGCGGAATCGCTGATCTCAGAGATCTCAAGGCAGCCGAACGTTGTCGTGTTGCGGACATTTTCGAAGGCTTGGGGAATGGCGGGACTGCGTGTCGGAATGGCCTTTGCCGACGCGGCGATCATCGAACTCATGAATCGTGTCAAGCCGCCATACAACGTCAGCGGCATCGCTCAGCGAGCCGTGCTCAATGCTCTTGCATCGGCTGACCAGATCGCAAGCTGGGTAACCGAAACCGTCCGCGAACGCGCAAGGCTTGCGGATGAGCTTTCTCGGCTTTCAATTGTAGAAACCATTTATCCCTCGGATGCCAACTTTTTGCTTGTCCGGACGACCGATATGACACAGATCTATCGTGAATTGCTTAGCTCGGGCATCGTCGTCCGAGACCGGAGTCGCGTCCTGCTATGCGAAGGATGCCTACGCATCACGGTCGGAACGCCTGAGGAGAACGACCGGCTGATGAATGCTCTTCGCTCGATCGAGGCCGCGGCATCGGCAGACGAAGTCGTGCCAATTTTGCTCGGAGGATTATGA
- the hisB gene encoding bifunctional histidinol-phosphatase/imidazoleglycerol-phosphate dehydratase HisB: protein MKRVLFIDRDGTIIREPEDFQVDVLDKLRFIPGAITYLSKIARETDFILVLVTNQDGMGTESFPESAFWPAQNFMLETLAGEGIEFADVYVDRTFPHENAPTRKPGTAMLKKYIEGDYDLAYSFVIGDRPTDVELAKNLGSKAIYIKNENFPLPEELGGNAETVVTWKQIYDLLRSRPRRVSKSRKTKETDITVTLDLDGSGRADMNTGIAFFDHMLEQIAKHGSVDLDIRASGDLQVDEHHTIEDVAITLGEAFAEALGDKRGIERYGFCLPMDDCLAQVAVDFGGRSWTEWDAEFKRERIGEMPTEMFFHFFKSFADGARCNLNIKAEGTIEHHKIESIFKAFARAIKMAVRREGSELPSTKGVL, encoded by the coding sequence ATGAAACGAGTTCTTTTTATCGACCGCGACGGGACTATCATCCGCGAGCCTGAAGATTTTCAGGTAGATGTTCTAGACAAGCTCCGGTTCATTCCGGGAGCGATCACGTACCTATCAAAGATCGCCCGCGAGACTGATTTCATCCTTGTGCTCGTTACCAACCAAGATGGCATGGGCACCGAGAGCTTTCCCGAATCCGCGTTCTGGCCCGCCCAAAATTTCATGCTCGAAACACTTGCGGGTGAGGGCATCGAGTTTGCGGACGTTTATGTGGATCGCACTTTCCCGCACGAAAACGCCCCGACGCGAAAGCCGGGCACCGCGATGCTGAAAAAATACATCGAGGGTGATTACGACCTCGCATATTCTTTCGTTATCGGCGACCGGCCGACGGATGTCGAGCTAGCCAAGAACCTCGGCTCGAAGGCGATCTATATAAAGAACGAAAACTTTCCGTTGCCTGAGGAGCTTGGAGGTAATGCCGAAACAGTCGTTACATGGAAGCAGATCTACGATCTACTCCGCTCGCGTCCGCGGCGTGTCTCCAAATCGCGTAAGACGAAGGAGACGGACATCACGGTCACCCTCGACCTCGATGGTTCGGGGCGCGCGGATATGAATACCGGCATCGCATTCTTCGACCACATGCTCGAGCAGATAGCGAAGCACGGTTCGGTCGATCTCGACATTCGAGCTAGCGGCGACCTGCAGGTTGACGAACACCACACTATCGAAGACGTTGCTATAACGCTCGGCGAGGCATTTGCCGAGGCACTCGGCGACAAACGCGGGATCGAACGATACGGCTTCTGTCTTCCGATGGACGATTGCCTCGCACAGGTCGCGGTCGATTTCGGCGGCCGCAGTTGGACGGAATGGGACGCGGAGTTCAAACGCGAAAGGATCGGCGAAATGCCGACCGAGATGTTTTTCCACTTCTTCAAATCCTTTGCCGATGGTGCCCGGTGCAACCTCAACATAAAGGCGGAAGGTACGATCGAACATCACAAGATCGAATCGATCTTTAAGGCATTTGCGAGGGCGATCAAGATGGCCGTAAGACGCGAGGGCAGTGAGCTTCCGTCGACGAAAGGAGTGCTGTGA
- the hisH gene encoding imidazole glycerol phosphate synthase subunit HisH, with product MRVAIVRYNAGNTASVVNALGRLGVEPLITDSAEELASADKVIFPGVGEASSAMRYLKERRLDEVLRSLSVPVLGICLGMQLLCSSSEENDTECLGIVPLRVRRFPAGELKVPHMGWNTIGDLKGKLFDGVSDGSYVYFVHGYYVESGSSAIALSHYGVEFAAALEHENFFAVQFHPERSGAIGEQILRNFLNI from the coding sequence GTGAGAGTCGCCATCGTCCGTTACAATGCCGGCAACACGGCGTCGGTTGTGAATGCTCTCGGCCGTCTCGGCGTCGAGCCCTTGATCACGGATTCGGCGGAGGAACTCGCCTCTGCCGACAAGGTGATCTTCCCGGGCGTCGGCGAGGCCTCGTCTGCAATGCGCTATTTAAAGGAACGGAGACTCGACGAAGTTCTCCGCTCGCTTAGCGTGCCGGTATTGGGCATTTGCCTCGGGATGCAGCTTCTGTGTTCTTCGTCCGAAGAGAATGATACGGAGTGTCTTGGGATCGTACCTCTCCGCGTTCGGCGATTCCCTGCGGGCGAGCTTAAGGTGCCGCACATGGGCTGGAACACGATCGGCGACCTTAAGGGCAAACTCTTTGATGGCGTAAGCGATGGCTCTTACGTCTACTTCGTTCACGGATATTATGTTGAGAGCGGGAGCTCGGCGATTGCTCTTTCACATTATGGCGTCGAGTTTGCCGCTGCCCTTGAGCACGAGAACTTTTTCGCTGTTCAGTTTCACCCAGAAAGATCGGGTGCCATTGGCGAACAGATCTTGAGGAACTTTTTGAACATATGA